A single window of Gossypium arboreum isolate Shixiya-1 chromosome 13, ASM2569848v2, whole genome shotgun sequence DNA harbors:
- the LOC108463588 gene encoding DNA-dependent metalloprotease WSS1-like gives MNLGDLHKVWEIKALKRKPGEEEAKKILEKIAKQVQPIMRKHKWRVKLLSEFYSNNPALLGLNVGAGIHVKLRLRRPNRDWDFYSFDQVLDTMLHELCHNAHGPHNASFYKLWDELRKECEELMSKGITGTGEGFDLPGRSLGEFSRQPPLSSLRQTALAAAKNRARLGPLLPSGPKRLGGDNTIRDALSPIQAAAMAAERRLQDDIWCGSHCSKIAGDEENCADTLQDHLDLDQGGERWSINDVSSRHAFGGTSLKRSHGQDKPESSFVDLSSSATSSAPMLNDDSPENQGVTVVWECQSCTLLNPPLAPICKLCYTERPRDISIKYKFWSCKFCTLENNVKLDKCSACDQWRYSHGAPISTPAPNIGT, from the exons ATGAATTTGGGGGATTTGCACAAGGTCTGGGAAATCAAAGCATTGAAGAGGAAACCTGGAGAAGAAGAAGCCAAAAAAATCTTAGAGAAAATAGCCAAACAAGTTCAACCCATTATGCGTAAGCATAAATGGAGAGTCAAGCTCCTCTCAGAATTCTa TTCGAATAATCCAGCTTTGCTTGGGCTGAATGTGGGAGCTGGCATCCACGTGAAGTTAAGGCTACGAAGGCCGAACCGGGATTGGGATTTTTATTCTTTCGATCAAGTTCTTGATACAATGCTTCACGAGCTTTGCCATAATGCTCATGGTCCTCATAATGCCAGTTTTTACAAGCTCTGGGATGAGCTTAGAA AGGAATGTGAGGAGCTCATGTCAAAAGGAATAACTGGCACAGGCGAAGGGTTTGATCTTCCTGGGAGGAGCTTAGGTGAATTTTCCCGACAACCTCCACTCTCATCTCTTCGTCAGACTGCATTAGCTGCAGCAAAGAATAGAGCACGCTTGGGGCCTCTGTTACCTTCTGGACCTAAACGTCTTGGTGGTGACAACACCATTAGGGATGCACTTAGTCCTATACAAGCTGCTGCAATGGCTGCTGAAAGGAGATTGCAGGATGATATCTGGTGTGGTTCCCATTGCTCTAAGATTGCTGGGGATGAAGAAAACTGTGCTGATACTCTGCAGGATCATTTGGACTTGGATCAGGGAGGAGAGAGATGGAGTATCAATGATGTTTCCAGCAGACATGCTTTTGGTGGAACCTCTCTTAAACGAAGCCATGGGCAAGATAAACCGGAATCTAGCTTTGTGGATTTA AGTTCAAGTGCCACTTCTTCTGCCCCTATGCTTAATGATGATTCTCCAGAAAATCAAGGAGTAACTGTTGTGTGGGAGTGCCAATCATGCACTCTATTGAATCCA CCATTAGCCCCAATATGCAAGCTTTGCTACACGGAAAGGCCCAGAGACATTAGCATCAAGTACAAATTTTGGTCTTGCAAGTTTTGCACCTTGGAAAATAATGTGAAACTGGATAAATGCTCAGCATGTGACCAATGGAGATATTCACATGGTGCTCCTATATCAACTCCAGCTCCCAATATTGGCACATAA